Proteins encoded within one genomic window of Lynx canadensis isolate LIC74 chromosome B4, mLynCan4.pri.v2, whole genome shotgun sequence:
- the FBXO7 gene encoding F-box only protein 7 isoform X2, protein MARRPGGSVPLQDSEHSSLQNNDQPSLAASSNQSIVQDEQPSDSFQGQAAQTDVRNDENMSGPSQTFETESVQDVVAMEEGTGVCPSEPMLCSESVEGQVPHSLEVLYHSADCSSPSDALIVSIHLLMLESGYIPQGPEAKAMSMPENWRSGGVYKLQYTHPLCEGGSAALTCVPLGNLIVINATLKINSELRSVNRLQLLPESFICKTEPGENVAKIYKDLQKLSRLFKDQLVYPLLAFTRQALNLPDVFGLVVLPLELKLRIFRLLDVRSVLSLSAVCRDLFIASNDQLLWRCLYLRDFRDGTARVRDTDWKELYRKRYKQRKEAQRGRHVMFIPSSPHPLPFYPNPLHPRPFPPSSLLPPGIIGGEYDERLTLPYVGDPINSLIPGPGETPGQFPPLRPRFDPVGPLPGPNPILPGRGGPGDRFPLRPSRGWPTDSRLPFM, encoded by the exons ATTCAGAGCATTCCTCACTCCAGAATAATGACCAACCCTCTTTGGCCGCCAGCTCCAATCAGTCCATCGTACAGGATGAACAACCAAGTGATTCATTCCAAGGACAGGCAGCCCAAACTGATGTCAGGAATGATGAAAATATG TCGGGGCCTAGCCAAACTTTTGAAACTGAGTCAGTTCAAGATGTTGTGGCTATGGAAGAGGGCACAGGTGTCTGTCCCTCAGAACCGATGCTCTGCAGTGAGTCGGTGGAGGGGCAAGTGCCACATTCATTAGAGGTCCTGTATCACTCAGCCGACTGTTCCAGTCCCAGTGATGCCCTGATAGTGTCAATACATCTGCTCATGCTGGAGTCAGGTTACATACCTCAG GGGCCTGAGGCCAAAGCCATGTCCATGCCAGAGAACTGGAGGTCGGGCGGTGTGTACAAGCTGCAGTATACACACCCTCTCTGCGAGGGCGGCTCTGCTGCTCTCACCTGTGTGCCTTTGGGAAACCTAATTGTCATAAATG CTACACTAAAGATTAACAGTGAGCTCAGAAGTGTGAACAGATTGCAGCTGCTGCCAGAGTCATTTATTTGCAAAACAGAACCAG gGGAAAATGTGGCCAAGATCTACAAAGATCTTCAGAAGCTCTCTCGTCTCTTCAAAGACCAGCTGGTGTATCCTCTTCTGGCTTTTACCCGACAAG cGCTGAACCTACCGGATGTATTCGGGTTGGTGGTCCTGCCGTTGGAGCTGAAACTGCGGATCTTCCGACTTTTGGATGTTCGTTCTGTTCTGTCTTTGTCTGCAGTTTGTCGTGATCTCTTTATTGCTTCAAATGACCAACTGCTGTGGAGGTGTTTATATCTGCGGGATTTTCGAG atGGTACTGCGAGAGTTCGAGACACAGATTGGAAAGaa CTGTACAGGAAGAGGtacaaacaaagaaaagaagctcagagagggcGGCATGTGATGTTCATTCCATCgtcgccccaccccctcccattcTACCCCAACCCCTTGCACCCCAGGCCTTTTCCTCCCAGCTCGCTCCTTCCTCCGGGAATTATTGGTGGTGAATATGATGAAAGACTAACCCTTCCTTATGTCGGGGACCCGATCAACTCACTCATCCCTGGGCCTGGGGAGACACCCGGCCAGTTCCCTCCACTCAGACCACGTTTTGATCCAGTTGGCCCGCTGCCAGGACCTAATCCCATCTTGCCAGGGCGAGGTGGCCCCGGTGACAGATTTCCCTTAAGACCCAGTAGGGGCTGGCCCACCGACAGCCGGCTGCCATTCATGTGA
- the FBXO7 gene encoding F-box only protein 7 isoform X1: MKLRVRLRKRTWPVEMPDAEPTLGQLRAHLSQALLPSWGFSSDTRFAITLNNKDALTGDEETLASYGIVSGDLICLILEDAIPAPNLPSSTDSEHSSLQNNDQPSLAASSNQSIVQDEQPSDSFQGQAAQTDVRNDENMSGPSQTFETESVQDVVAMEEGTGVCPSEPMLCSESVEGQVPHSLEVLYHSADCSSPSDALIVSIHLLMLESGYIPQGPEAKAMSMPENWRSGGVYKLQYTHPLCEGGSAALTCVPLGNLIVINATLKINSELRSVNRLQLLPESFICKTEPGENVAKIYKDLQKLSRLFKDQLVYPLLAFTRQALNLPDVFGLVVLPLELKLRIFRLLDVRSVLSLSAVCRDLFIASNDQLLWRCLYLRDFRDGTARVRDTDWKELYRKRYKQRKEAQRGRHVMFIPSSPHPLPFYPNPLHPRPFPPSSLLPPGIIGGEYDERLTLPYVGDPINSLIPGPGETPGQFPPLRPRFDPVGPLPGPNPILPGRGGPGDRFPLRPSRGWPTDSRLPFM; the protein is encoded by the exons TTCTGATACCCGGTTTGCAATCACATTGAACAACAAGGATGCCCTCACTGGAGATGAAGAGACCTTGGCTTCATATGGGATTGTTTCTGGGGACTTGATATGTTTGATTCTTGAAGATGCCATTCCAGCACCTAACTTACCTTCATCCACAGATTCAGAGCATTCCTCACTCCAGAATAATGACCAACCCTCTTTGGCCGCCAGCTCCAATCAGTCCATCGTACAGGATGAACAACCAAGTGATTCATTCCAAGGACAGGCAGCCCAAACTGATGTCAGGAATGATGAAAATATG TCGGGGCCTAGCCAAACTTTTGAAACTGAGTCAGTTCAAGATGTTGTGGCTATGGAAGAGGGCACAGGTGTCTGTCCCTCAGAACCGATGCTCTGCAGTGAGTCGGTGGAGGGGCAAGTGCCACATTCATTAGAGGTCCTGTATCACTCAGCCGACTGTTCCAGTCCCAGTGATGCCCTGATAGTGTCAATACATCTGCTCATGCTGGAGTCAGGTTACATACCTCAG GGGCCTGAGGCCAAAGCCATGTCCATGCCAGAGAACTGGAGGTCGGGCGGTGTGTACAAGCTGCAGTATACACACCCTCTCTGCGAGGGCGGCTCTGCTGCTCTCACCTGTGTGCCTTTGGGAAACCTAATTGTCATAAATG CTACACTAAAGATTAACAGTGAGCTCAGAAGTGTGAACAGATTGCAGCTGCTGCCAGAGTCATTTATTTGCAAAACAGAACCAG gGGAAAATGTGGCCAAGATCTACAAAGATCTTCAGAAGCTCTCTCGTCTCTTCAAAGACCAGCTGGTGTATCCTCTTCTGGCTTTTACCCGACAAG cGCTGAACCTACCGGATGTATTCGGGTTGGTGGTCCTGCCGTTGGAGCTGAAACTGCGGATCTTCCGACTTTTGGATGTTCGTTCTGTTCTGTCTTTGTCTGCAGTTTGTCGTGATCTCTTTATTGCTTCAAATGACCAACTGCTGTGGAGGTGTTTATATCTGCGGGATTTTCGAG atGGTACTGCGAGAGTTCGAGACACAGATTGGAAAGaa CTGTACAGGAAGAGGtacaaacaaagaaaagaagctcagagagggcGGCATGTGATGTTCATTCCATCgtcgccccaccccctcccattcTACCCCAACCCCTTGCACCCCAGGCCTTTTCCTCCCAGCTCGCTCCTTCCTCCGGGAATTATTGGTGGTGAATATGATGAAAGACTAACCCTTCCTTATGTCGGGGACCCGATCAACTCACTCATCCCTGGGCCTGGGGAGACACCCGGCCAGTTCCCTCCACTCAGACCACGTTTTGATCCAGTTGGCCCGCTGCCAGGACCTAATCCCATCTTGCCAGGGCGAGGTGGCCCCGGTGACAGATTTCCCTTAAGACCCAGTAGGGGCTGGCCCACCGACAGCCGGCTGCCATTCATGTGA